A single region of the Dehalococcoides mccartyi genome encodes:
- a CDS encoding aspartate-semialdehyde dehydrogenase, which produces MGYRVAIVGATGMVGQEFIKVLEKRDFPMDTVSLLASDRSAGKKMMVKGEEIEVRETAYDSFNDVDIALFSAGADISRHFAPIAAQHKAIVVDNSAAFRMDPKVPLVVPEVNIEDITKHKGIIANPNCSTIQMVVALYPLHQVNPIKRIVVTTFQAVSGTGINAVDELRAQTRQLLDGQKAVAHVYSHQIAFNVLPEIDVFFDSGYTKEEWKMLEETRKIMHADNIQVSATCVRVPVFTGHSEAVTVEFERPMEPEQARDILLRSPGVKVLDEPAVKLYPHPWLATGTDEVFVGRIRKDISNPNGLVMWVVADNVRKGAALNAVQIAEELVNRGMIGG; this is translated from the coding sequence ATGGGTTACAGAGTGGCCATAGTAGGTGCTACCGGTATGGTAGGTCAGGAATTTATAAAAGTACTGGAGAAACGGGATTTTCCGATGGATACCGTTTCACTCCTGGCGTCAGACCGCTCTGCGGGCAAGAAAATGATGGTCAAAGGCGAGGAAATAGAGGTCAGGGAGACCGCCTATGATTCGTTTAATGATGTGGATATCGCCTTGTTTTCAGCCGGTGCGGATATCTCCCGCCATTTTGCGCCTATCGCCGCCCAGCATAAAGCCATAGTGGTGGACAACAGCGCCGCATTCCGTATGGATCCGAAAGTACCGCTGGTAGTGCCTGAGGTAAATATTGAAGACATTACCAAGCATAAAGGGATTATTGCCAACCCGAATTGCTCTACAATTCAAATGGTAGTTGCCCTGTACCCTTTGCATCAGGTAAATCCGATTAAACGCATTGTAGTAACCACTTTTCAGGCTGTATCCGGTACAGGTATAAATGCAGTTGACGAGTTGCGTGCTCAAACACGCCAGTTGCTTGACGGACAGAAGGCTGTTGCCCATGTATATTCGCATCAGATTGCTTTTAATGTACTGCCGGAAATTGATGTCTTTTTTGACAGCGGCTATACCAAGGAAGAATGGAAAATGCTGGAAGAAACCCGCAAGATTATGCATGCTGATAACATACAGGTTTCAGCTACCTGCGTCAGGGTGCCGGTATTTACCGGCCACTCTGAAGCAGTAACTGTAGAATTTGAACGTCCCATGGAACCGGAGCAGGCACGTGATATACTTCTCCGCTCACCCGGCGTCAAAGTACTGGATGAGCCGGCTGTAAAGCTCTACCCGCACCCCTGGCTGGCCACCGGCACCGACGAGGTATTTGTGGGACGGATACGCAAAGACATTTCCAACCCCAATGGTTTGGTTATGTGGGTTGTGGCTGACAATGTCAGAAAAGGCGCTGCCTTAAATGCAGTCCAGATTGCCGAAGAACTGGTAAACCGCGGCATGATAGGAGGTTAG
- a CDS encoding adenylosuccinate synthase, with protein MPVTAIVGGQWGDEGKGKVVDMLAQEADYVVRFSGGDNAGHTVINPMGEFKLHIIPSGVFYPGVKCIIGNGVVINPDVFIRERNELISRGVNVSNVFISDRAHLVLPYHILLDGLEEEARGNKSLGTTRRGIGPAFVDKYARMGIRVGDLLLPEYLRERLEYVLECKNQLLTKVYDAAPISLDEIYETCLKWGKELAPNIKETTHIIEEAISQDKKIIMEGAQGALLDPDFGTYPYGTSSSPLAAGGCLGIGIGPASVSATLGVFKAYSTRVGGGPMPTELLDETGDTIRDEAHEYGTTTGRPRRIGWFDAVAGKFSCQINGMTTAIMTRLDIMDILPTISICTAYELNGKIIKYFPANSGELAKCKPVYEEMPGWLCSTKEVRNYEDLPNEAKDYICRIEELIGCRMSAVCIGPSREQTIYK; from the coding sequence ATGCCTGTTACAGCAATAGTCGGTGGACAGTGGGGGGATGAAGGCAAGGGCAAAGTTGTAGATATGCTGGCCCAGGAGGCTGATTACGTAGTACGTTTCTCCGGCGGTGATAATGCGGGTCATACTGTTATCAACCCTATGGGTGAGTTTAAACTTCATATTATTCCTTCAGGGGTTTTTTATCCCGGTGTGAAATGCATTATCGGCAATGGGGTGGTTATAAATCCTGATGTTTTCATACGTGAACGCAATGAACTTATCAGCCGCGGCGTGAATGTTAGCAATGTTTTTATAAGTGACCGGGCTCATCTGGTTTTGCCATATCATATACTGCTGGACGGGCTTGAAGAAGAGGCCAGAGGAAATAAATCACTGGGTACTACCCGAAGGGGGATAGGGCCTGCATTTGTGGATAAATATGCCCGTATGGGCATACGGGTAGGTGATTTGCTTCTGCCCGAATATCTGCGTGAGCGGCTGGAGTATGTACTGGAATGTAAAAACCAGCTGCTTACCAAAGTGTATGACGCAGCGCCTATTTCTTTGGATGAAATTTATGAAACCTGCCTCAAATGGGGAAAAGAGTTGGCACCCAATATCAAAGAAACCACTCATATTATTGAAGAGGCTATCAGCCAGGACAAAAAGATAATAATGGAAGGTGCACAGGGGGCTTTGCTTGACCCTGATTTTGGCACTTATCCTTATGGCACTTCCAGTTCGCCTCTGGCAGCCGGCGGTTGTCTGGGGATAGGAATAGGACCGGCTTCAGTAAGTGCTACACTGGGTGTTTTCAAGGCTTACAGTACCAGAGTTGGCGGCGGGCCAATGCCTACCGAGCTTTTAGATGAAACAGGGGATACCATACGTGATGAAGCCCACGAGTACGGTACAACTACTGGCCGTCCCAGACGGATAGGTTGGTTTGATGCGGTGGCCGGAAAGTTCAGCTGCCAGATAAATGGTATGACCACTGCCATAATGACCCGCTTGGATATTATGGATATTTTACCTACCATATCAATTTGTACTGCGTATGAGCTTAACGGCAAGATAATCAAATATTTTCCAGCAAACTCAGGGGAACTTGCTAAGTGCAAGCCTGTTTATGAGGAGATGCCTGGCTGGCTTTGTTCTACTAAAGAAGTCAGAAATTATGAAGATCTGCCGAATGAAGCAAAAGACTATATATGCCGCATTGAGGAGCTTATAGGCTGCCGGATGAGTGCAGTTTGTATTGGCCCTTCACGCGAACAGACTATCTACAAATAA
- the dapA gene encoding 4-hydroxy-tetrahydrodipicolinate synthase: protein MKDLGRLITAMVTPFKKDGTVDYVQAQKLALGLLDSGSDGLVVVGTTGESPTVTWEEEHALFAAVKSAVGNRGKVIAGTGANSTQEALENTLKAEKIGVDACLLVVPYYNKPTQEGLYLHFKTIAEATKLPCILYNVPSRTITHMSPETVIRLSHIPNIVGIKEASGKLDDIAQIINNVRPDFTVWSGNDSDTLPMLAMGAYGVISVASHLVGNQIKDMITSFVSGNTDNAAAIHRHLTPLIRSLFVVSNPIPIKYALNYLGFNVGGLRLPMTEADEKTAALIRESLKGYTIDLPIK, encoded by the coding sequence ATGAAAGACTTAGGCAGACTTATTACCGCTATGGTAACCCCGTTTAAAAAAGATGGGACAGTAGACTATGTTCAGGCTCAGAAACTGGCTCTGGGGCTGCTTGATTCAGGCAGTGATGGTCTGGTGGTAGTTGGCACTACCGGTGAATCCCCTACCGTTACCTGGGAAGAAGAACACGCCCTGTTTGCGGCTGTAAAATCTGCTGTCGGCAACAGGGGAAAGGTTATTGCCGGCACAGGTGCCAACAGCACTCAGGAAGCACTGGAAAATACTTTGAAGGCTGAAAAAATCGGGGTAGATGCCTGTTTGCTGGTAGTACCCTATTATAATAAACCCACTCAAGAGGGTCTATATCTTCATTTCAAGACGATTGCTGAAGCCACCAAGCTTCCCTGCATACTTTATAATGTACCCTCCCGCACCATCACCCACATGAGCCCGGAAACAGTAATCCGCCTGAGCCATATACCTAATATTGTAGGTATCAAAGAAGCCAGCGGCAAACTGGACGATATCGCTCAGATAATAAACAATGTCCGCCCTGATTTTACTGTCTGGAGCGGAAATGACAGCGATACTCTACCCATGCTTGCAATGGGGGCTTACGGTGTTATCTCGGTAGCTTCACATTTGGTGGGTAACCAGATAAAAGACATGATAACCAGCTTTGTGTCAGGCAATACGGATAACGCAGCCGCTATTCACCGCCACCTGACCCCGCTGATACGCTCACTTTTTGTTGTATCAAACCCCATACCCATAAAGTATGCCCTGAATTACCTGGGGTTTAATGTAGGCGGGCTGAGACTGCCCATGACCGAAGCAGATGAAAAGACCGCCGCCCTTATACGTGAAAGCCTTAAGGGCTATACTATCGACCTGCCTATAAAATAA
- a CDS encoding GNAT family N-acetyltransferase, with the protein MEEIPLQYLYKLNKSDIPRAAEVCARAFQNDPIMKEISNGKAGIDALYRIFEYILKTGMDIGQSYASSANLEGIALWEPNNVHKTFRQRIRHLSYLFQARNQLPLLTEMSRVDKISQSLRTKHAPAIYFHLALLAVNPEYQGHGIAGHLIRPMLDFMNQTGIPCYLETQSPENVSMYEHLGFKTLASQRISGTSQTIYGMLKNPDGKVS; encoded by the coding sequence ATGGAGGAAATTCCTCTTCAATATCTCTACAAACTGAATAAATCAGATATACCCAGAGCAGCTGAAGTCTGTGCCCGTGCTTTTCAGAATGACCCTATAATGAAGGAGATTTCAAATGGGAAAGCGGGTATAGATGCTCTTTACCGGATTTTTGAATATATTTTAAAAACCGGGATGGATATCGGGCAGTCATATGCTAGTTCCGCTAACCTGGAAGGAATAGCCCTTTGGGAACCGAATAATGTCCATAAAACATTTCGTCAGCGTATCAGGCACTTGTCCTACCTTTTTCAGGCAAGGAACCAGCTGCCACTTTTAACTGAAATGTCCAGAGTAGATAAAATTAGCCAAAGCCTGCGAACCAAACATGCTCCGGCTATATATTTTCACCTTGCTCTTCTGGCCGTTAACCCTGAATATCAGGGCCACGGGATAGCCGGGCATTTGATACGCCCCATGCTGGACTTTATGAATCAAACAGGCATACCGTGTTATCTGGAAACACAAAGCCCTGAAAATGTGTCTATGTATGAGCATCTGGGTTTCAAAACACTGGCCAGTCAGAGGATTTCAGGTACCAGCCAAACCATATATGGTATGTTGAAAAACCCTGACGGCAAGGTGTCTTAG
- a CDS encoding CDP-alcohol phosphatidyltransferase family protein, whose product MSGMASLRKEIALKVTNPIINLLAKTGLTPNMVTVTGFIITLVAAGIIVNGNLLLAGIVMLLAGVFDMLDGALARRTGKVTRFGAVLDSTLDRISEAAILIGICALYSQNGQTPEVVLAVVTLTLSLMVSYIRARAEAMGLEGKEGFFTRPERVVALAIGMMFNILVPVLVLVSVLSLITVIQRLVNVYRQTK is encoded by the coding sequence ATGTCTGGTATGGCAAGCTTACGTAAGGAAATAGCCCTAAAAGTCACCAATCCCATTATAAACCTTTTAGCTAAAACCGGTCTTACCCCCAATATGGTTACGGTAACCGGTTTTATTATTACCCTGGTAGCAGCCGGGATTATAGTGAATGGAAATCTGTTGCTTGCAGGGATTGTTATGCTGCTGGCAGGTGTATTTGACATGCTGGACGGAGCACTGGCCAGACGTACCGGCAAGGTTACCCGCTTCGGGGCAGTACTTGATTCTACTTTGGACAGGATTTCGGAAGCGGCAATACTTATAGGTATATGCGCTCTTTATTCTCAAAATGGGCAAACACCTGAAGTAGTGCTTGCGGTAGTTACCCTTACCTTATCCCTGATGGTCAGCTATATACGTGCCAGAGCTGAAGCCATGGGGCTTGAAGGCAAGGAAGGGTTTTTTACCAGACCTGAACGGGTGGTTGCCCTGGCTATAGGCATGATGTTTAACATACTTGTGCCGGTGTTGGTGCTGGTAAGCGTGTTAAGTTTGATAACTGTCATTCAGCGGCTTGTAAATGTTTACCGCCAGACCAAATGA
- a CDS encoding GNAT family N-acetyltransferase, with amino-acid sequence MIQSDNGLYRLEKTDIKHLAQAAAEAFKDDPLTLYLLQGNTQKARRLPMVFEYYAALGIKYGQAYASSPNMEAVSVWFDAPVRISLLQLISCGFPVKNLWCGFNYFQRDMQLNNLCDKMRDQLYPFSNKYLALLAVAPKHRSKGLASKVVRPILAELDRNNITSYLETQNLQNVNMYRHWGYEEIGSFSIPLGNISLHAMLRKNRKDQYGGNSSSISLQTE; translated from the coding sequence ATGATACAGTCTGACAATGGTCTCTACCGTTTGGAAAAAACGGATATAAAGCATCTTGCCCAAGCAGCAGCCGAAGCATTCAAGGATGACCCGCTCACTTTGTATCTCCTACAGGGGAATACTCAGAAAGCCCGGCGGCTGCCGATGGTTTTTGAGTACTATGCAGCACTTGGTATAAAATACGGACAGGCTTATGCCTCTTCTCCAAATATGGAGGCGGTTTCAGTTTGGTTTGATGCCCCGGTGCGTATTTCCCTCTTGCAACTTATCAGCTGCGGTTTCCCTGTAAAAAACCTCTGGTGCGGGTTTAATTACTTTCAGCGGGATATGCAGTTAAACAATCTGTGTGACAAAATGAGAGACCAGCTATACCCTTTTAGTAACAAATACCTTGCTTTGCTGGCTGTAGCCCCCAAACACCGTTCAAAAGGGCTTGCCAGTAAAGTCGTCCGTCCTATTCTGGCGGAACTTGACCGGAATAATATAACGTCTTATCTTGAAACCCAAAATTTGCAGAATGTAAATATGTACCGCCACTGGGGTTATGAAGAAATAGGCTCTTTCAGTATACCCCTAGGCAATATTTCACTGCATGCCATGCTCAGGAAAAACAGAAAGGACCAATATGGAGGAAATTCCTCTTCAATATCTCTACAAACTGAATAA
- a CDS encoding glycosyltransferase family 4 protein produces MKIALVCPYDFAYPGGVVNHVSSLYKELKMLGHDVRIIAPASKSPAEYGVDFIRVGKPRPLATSGTVVRISLSVNLKNRIKQVLETEKFDVIHLHEPFMIMLCSAMLRFSKTCNVATFHASQGKPGYNLGWPFTRIFLRRRRRNLHGHMAVSKAALRFASKYIPGDYTIVPNGIDLDLFNTEVQPVPEYMDDKLNILFVGRMENRKGLGYLIDAYAQIKPLCPQTRLLIVGPGTPGQIKHYRDIVKRHELSDVVFTGGVSCTELPRYYKTAHIYCSPATGQESFGIVLLEAMALGVPIVASQIEGYQCVLTNNKEGLLVPPKNADELAKALMKLVAHPDMRSELSAEGLKTVQQYSWKKVAKKVEEYYHLVLSKNHHGPEGK; encoded by the coding sequence GTGAAAATAGCTTTAGTCTGTCCTTATGATTTTGCCTACCCGGGTGGCGTGGTTAACCACGTTAGCTCGCTTTATAAAGAACTTAAAATGCTGGGGCATGATGTTCGCATCATTGCTCCAGCATCAAAGTCTCCGGCCGAATACGGTGTTGATTTTATTCGGGTCGGTAAACCCCGTCCTCTGGCTACTTCCGGAACAGTAGTTCGCATCAGCCTTTCGGTGAATCTGAAAAATCGCATAAAACAGGTTCTAGAAACCGAAAAGTTTGATGTTATCCATCTGCATGAACCATTTATGATAATGCTTTGCAGTGCTATGCTCCGGTTTTCCAAAACCTGTAATGTGGCTACTTTCCATGCCAGTCAGGGCAAGCCCGGTTATAATTTGGGCTGGCCTTTTACCCGCATATTCCTGAGAAGGCGCAGGCGCAACCTCCATGGGCATATGGCGGTTTCCAAAGCAGCTTTGCGTTTTGCCTCCAAATATATCCCCGGTGACTATACTATTGTGCCCAATGGGATAGACCTGGATTTATTTAATACCGAAGTTCAGCCTGTGCCCGAGTATATGGATGACAAACTTAATATCCTTTTTGTGGGCCGGATGGAGAATCGAAAGGGATTGGGTTATCTTATTGATGCGTACGCCCAGATTAAGCCCCTATGCCCTCAGACAAGGCTTCTGATAGTAGGCCCGGGTACACCCGGGCAAATTAAACATTACCGCGATATAGTAAAACGGCACGAACTTTCAGATGTGGTATTTACGGGCGGGGTTTCCTGCACTGAGCTGCCGCGTTATTATAAAACAGCCCATATTTATTGTTCACCGGCTACCGGCCAGGAAAGTTTTGGTATTGTACTTCTGGAAGCTATGGCTTTGGGTGTGCCGATTGTGGCTTCTCAAATAGAAGGATATCAATGTGTCCTCACGAATAATAAAGAAGGGCTGTTAGTGCCGCCTAAAAATGCAGATGAATTGGCCAAAGCCCTGATGAAACTTGTAGCCCATCCCGATATGCGTTCTGAGCTTAGTGCCGAAGGCTTAAAAACAGTTCAGCAGTATAGCTGGAAAAAGGTTGCTAAAAAAGTTGAAGAGTACTACCATTTGGTGTTAAGCAAAAATCACCACGGTCCGGAAGGTAAATAG